In the genome of Streptomyces aquilus, the window GATCTGCGCCGTCGTCTCGCCCTGGTCGGCCCGCATGTCCTCCTCCTTGTACGGGTCGAACCAGAACTCCTCGACCTCGCCGCCGAAGGTCTCCGCGAACCAGCCGTACTCCACCGACGCCAGATGCTTGACCAGGCCCAGCAGACTTGTCCCCGACGGGGTCATCGGGCGGCGCAGCTGCTCGTCGTCCAGGCCCTCCAGCTTCCACAGCACCGCGTCCCGATGCCGGTCCAAGCTCGCCCGCAGCGTCTCCTTCTCGCCGCCGCGGTACGGCATGCCGGCCCCCATGTCCCCCGTGACCTCAGCATTCGTCGCATTCGCTGCATTCGCTGCATTCGTCATGCCGGAAAATTAGCAGCGCCCACTGACAATGCTCTGCGACGATCAACGGCATGCCCGACACCCATCGAACCCCCGCCCCCGCTCACCGCGGCACCTTCGATGACCTCGTCGCCGAAGGCGCCGCCGTCCCCACCGCCGGCTGGGACTTCTCCTGGTTCGAGGGACGGGCCACCGAGGCGCGGCCCTCGTGGGGGTACGCCACCGCCATGGCCGCCCGGCTCGCCGGTGCGACCGCCGCCCTCGACATCCAGACCGGGGGAGGAGAGGTGCTCGACTTCGCCCTCGCCCATGTCGAGCCGAAGGCCCCCGTCCTCGCCGTCGCCACCGAGGGCTGGCCGCCGAACGTCGCCAAGGCCACCGCCCTGCTCCGCCCCCGCGGGGTCGCCGTCGTCGCCGCGCCCGAGGACGCGCCGCTGCCGTTCGCGGACGAGGCCTTCGACCTGGTCACCAGCCGGCACCCGGTGAGCCCTGACTGGCCGGAGATCGCGCGCGTACTGCGGCCCGGCGGGACCTATTTCGCCCAACACGTGGGCGCCCGCAGCGCGGTAGAGCTCGTCGACCACTTCCTCGGACCTCGTCCGGACGAACAGAGCGGCGCCGCCCGCCTCCCGGAGCGGGAACGCGCGGGCGCCGAGGCCGCCGGTCTCGAGATCGTCGACCTGCGCTCCGAACGGCTCCGGATGGAGTTCTACGACATCGCCGCCGTCGTCCACTTCCTGCGCAAGGTGGTGTGGATGGTCCCCGACTTCACCGTCGAGAAGTACGAGCCCCAACTCCGGTCCCTGCACGAGCGCATCGAGGCCGAGGGGCCCTTCGTCGCCCACAGCACCCGCCACCTCTTCGACGCCCGCAAGCCCCACCCCGCCTGACGCCGAGCGCCGAGCGCCGAACGCCGAGCGCCGAGGGCCATGCGCCGAGCGCCGAGGGCCATGCGCGGTCGCCTCCGGACGCAGAAGTGGCCAAGAACCGTCGGTCGAGTCGCGTACGACCCAGTCCCACTGGATCGCAAATCGGGCAATCAGTGCATCGAGCTCTCATTCCCCCTTCGCTTCCACGGGATTCACGAGGTTTCCACATCGTTATCACCGTCAGCTCGCTTCTTACCTTCGTCTCACGTAAGTTCAGACCAAGGTAATTCGCGTGAGCAAAGCTACGCGGGATGGCACCGCGCGGCGGAGGGGGCTGCGCGGTGCCCTGCCTTGCAGCTCGTGGCGTTGATCGGGCGCGTCAAGGCGGTGCGCGGGGGTCGGGTCACCCGCGTGGGGGATGCGAAGAGGGTGTGGCGGCGTGGCGCGGGAAACGTCCTGGAGCCTCTGGATCTCGCCGCTCCTCACACGTTTGCCCTGGGAATCCGCTGTGTTCCGGCCATGAGTCCGCCGTGAATGGGGTGTTTCGCGGCCAGCGGGCCGTTGCCGCATGACTCCGGAGAGTAGTTGTGGCACGCCGATGCACGCAGCATCACTTACGAAGGGTTATGGTGGAAACCCCCCCTCGGGCCGGTCCGTCTCCCCCCCACGGACCGGCCCGTTTTTCATGCCCCGGCTTCCCCGCTGCGAGGCCCCCGACTTCCCCGCTGCGAGCCCCCCGCATCCCCGCTGCGCGCCCCTCCCACCCCCTGGCTCGCGCCCGCATTCGACCCACGCTCAAGCCTTCCTCCGCCACCCCGGTAGGCTTCCGCGCGCGGGGACCGTATCTGTACGGAGGGGCTGACAATCACGTGAACCTGCGCGACAAGCTGCGCGGCCTGCTGGTCAGGCTCTACGCACGCCGGGTGGAAGGCCACCTGGACCACGCTCAGGTGCCCAAGCACATCGGCGTCATCATGGACGGCAATCGCCGCTGGGCGAAGGCCTCCGGCTCCAGTACCGTGCACGGCCACCGGGCGGGCGCCGAGAAGATCGAGGAGTTCCTCGGCTGGTGCTCCGAGACGGACGTCGAAGTGGTCACGCTGTGGCTGCTGTCGACGGACAACTTCGACCGGGCGCAGGAGGAACTCGGGCCGCTGCTCGGCATCATCGAGGACGTCGTCCGCACGCTCGCGGCCGACGGACGCTGGCGGGTGCACCACGTCGGGACCCCCGACCTGCTGCCCTCCCCGATGCAGACGGCCCTGAAGGAAGCCGAGGAGGCCACGGCCCACGTCGACGGGATACTCGTCAACGTCGCCATCGGCTACGGCGGCCGCCAGGAGATCGTCGACGCGATGCGCTCGATGATGCTGGACGCCGCCGACAAGGGCACCTCGCTGGAGGAACTCGCCGAGTCCGTCACCATCGACGCGATCGGCCGCCACCTCTACACCGGCGACCAGCCCGACCCCGACCTCGTCATCCGCACCAGCGGCGAACAGCGGCTGTCCGGATTCATGCTGTGGCAGACGGCCCACTCCGAGTACTACTTCTGTGAGGTCTTCTGGCCGGCCTTCCGCAAGGTCGACTTCTTGCGCGCCCTGCGCGACTACGCGGCGCGACACCGGCGTTACGGCGGCTGAGCGCAAACCGCGTCGTCTACCCCGTTTGGGGCGTATGTAACAAGGAGTTCACCAGGGCGCCGTCGTTTGCGTCGGCATGGCACCGCATGTTCGAGGGCATAAGCCAGACAGGTCGATGCCCGAACCACGGGTGTCGGATCTCAGCGGGCGGCACGGGGCCGTCCGCCCGGGAGGCCCTTTGCACCAGCCCGATCGTGCGGTGACCGCACGGACGAACAGGCGGAGGGCCGGTTCCCGGCCCGTGCAGACGGGCCGTCGACCGGTCCAGCTCCACTCCGTCGCTCCCCGACCTCATCCGAGGGGGTACGTCCTTCCGTGGTGACCAGCACAAAGCGCCGTCTGCCTGACCGGCGCACCTATGTTCTCGACACCAGCGTCCTGCTGGCCGACCCGAACGCCCTGAACCGCTTCGACGAGCACGAGGTCGTGCTCCCCATCGTCGTGGTGACGGAGTTGGAGGCCAAGCGGCACCATCCCGAACTCGGCTACTTCGCCCGGCAGGCCCTGCGCCTGCTCGACGAGTTCCGGGTCAGGCACGGTCGCCTCGACGCCCCCATCCCGATCGGGGAACTCGGCGGCACCGTCCGTGTCGAGCTCAACCACTCGGACCCCAGCGTTCTGCCTAGCGGCTACCGCCTGGGGGACAACGACTCCCGTATCCTCGCGGTCGCCCGCAATCTGCAGGCCGAGGGGTTCGACGTCACCGTCGTGTCGAAGGACCTTCCGCTCAGGATCAAGGCGTCCTCGGTCGGTCTCCTCGCCGAGGAGTACCGCGCCGAACTCGCCATCACGG includes:
- a CDS encoding DinB family protein, whose translation is MPYRGGEKETLRASLDRHRDAVLWKLEGLDDEQLRRPMTPSGTSLLGLVKHLASVEYGWFAETFGGEVEEFWFDPYKEEDMRADQGETTAQIVEFYGRARAASDAVITRVPLEGLGRPSWRDHEVSLRWVLVHMIEETARHAGHMDVVRELIDGATGDHPRG
- a CDS encoding class I SAM-dependent methyltransferase, which gives rise to MPDTHRTPAPAHRGTFDDLVAEGAAVPTAGWDFSWFEGRATEARPSWGYATAMAARLAGATAALDIQTGGGEVLDFALAHVEPKAPVLAVATEGWPPNVAKATALLRPRGVAVVAAPEDAPLPFADEAFDLVTSRHPVSPDWPEIARVLRPGGTYFAQHVGARSAVELVDHFLGPRPDEQSGAARLPERERAGAEAAGLEIVDLRSERLRMEFYDIAAVVHFLRKVVWMVPDFTVEKYEPQLRSLHERIEAEGPFVAHSTRHLFDARKPHPA
- a CDS encoding isoprenyl transferase; the protein is MNLRDKLRGLLVRLYARRVEGHLDHAQVPKHIGVIMDGNRRWAKASGSSTVHGHRAGAEKIEEFLGWCSETDVEVVTLWLLSTDNFDRAQEELGPLLGIIEDVVRTLAADGRWRVHHVGTPDLLPSPMQTALKEAEEATAHVDGILVNVAIGYGGRQEIVDAMRSMMLDAADKGTSLEELAESVTIDAIGRHLYTGDQPDPDLVIRTSGEQRLSGFMLWQTAHSEYYFCEVFWPAFRKVDFLRALRDYAARHRRYGG